The Neoarius graeffei isolate fNeoGra1 chromosome 7, fNeoGra1.pri, whole genome shotgun sequence genome includes a region encoding these proteins:
- the foxe1 gene encoding forkhead box protein E1 — translation MPVVKAEDEAPAHTAVEMTDSQNGDPPKGRRRKRPLQRGKPPYSYIALISMAIASSPDRKLTLGGIYKFITDRFPFYRDNSKKWQNSIRHNLTLNDCFIKIPREPGRPGKGNYWALDPNAEDMFESGSFLRRRKRFKRCDFTTYTSSSSSYHHDSPIFSPVQITSSVYGSVYPTYTPQISPPYYPPSTTGFGSTQSRVFSINTIIGSGGLAHSPPETPPAQPSCRNFNQDGGGSCALNSNHITFSYPNAGNHGYGQAAQGMFMHNSTQNYIPSGRLGVTGSSPITADIANDPYIHNSGGTGGYMRPMTYPSCMDRFVSAI, via the coding sequence atgcctGTGGTTAAGGCGGAGGACGAGGCTCCGGCTCACACGGCTGTGGAAATGACAGACTCTCAGAACGGCGACCCTCCCAAAGGCCGACGCAGGAAAAGGCCTCTGCAGAGGGGAAAACCCCCCTACAGCTACATCGCTCTCATCTCCATGGCCATCGCAAGCTCTCCTGATCGCAAGCTCACTCTCGGGGGCATCTACAAGTTCATCACAGACCGATTCCCTTTTTATCGGGACAATTCCAAAAAATGGCAGAATTCAATCCGACACAATCTGACGCTCAATGACTGCTTCATCAAAATCCCCCGAGAACCGGGGAGGCCTGGGAAGGGCAACTACTGGGCACTGGACCCGAATGCAGAAGACATGTTTGAGAGCGGAAGCTTCCTGCGCCGCCGCAAACGCTTTAAACGTTGTGATTTCACCACCTACACTTCCTCGTCTTCATCATACCATCACGACTCGCCTATTTTCTCTCCCGTCCAGATCACCTCCTCCGTCTATGGATCGGTGTACCCGACATACACGCCGCAGATCTCTCCCCCGTACTATCCGCCATCTACGACCGGATTTGGTTCAACCCAGTCTCGTGTGTTCAGCATCAACACCATCATTGGGTCTGGCGGTTTGGCACACAGTCCCCCGGAGACACCGCCGGCGCAGCCATCGTGCCGCAACTTCAACCAAGACGGAGGAGGATCATGCGCACTCAACTCCAACCACATCACCTTCTCATATCCCAATGCTGGGAATCATGGGTACGGCCAGGCTGCTCAGGGCATGTTCATGCACAACAGCACGCAGAACTACATACCCTCTGGGCGACTTGGGGTCACGGGGTCGTCCCCCATCACCGCGGACATAGCGAATGATCCGTACATCCATAACAGCGGTGGAACAGGCGGCTACATGAGACCCATGACGTATCCATCCTGTATGGACAGGTTTGTTTCTGCCATTTAA